The Ictalurus punctatus breed USDA103 chromosome 15, Coco_2.0, whole genome shotgun sequence DNA window GGaaggatgggcttggtggctccgacACAGTTTGTCAAGCCTGGACAAATCGTTGAGGTCCcgcgggcgccccctggtggcccccactttgaaaaccactgtcctAGAGTATTTAACCTTTAGTAAAGTTAATGGACCAATttattttgattgacaggtccAGTCGGTCACTCTGAAGTGATTGGATACTCAGGTGGACATGACATTATACTCTCTCAGCtgatcaatgactgtttttatgttttgtgatcgttcatcatgagtcccttgttattatttggtttaaatatcttattttgtttctttaatactgcccttcagaagctacataagttatatgtttatatgtaaaaacaccaaaacaaaataataacaatttaatcATCCTGTAAGAGACATTATGTTGTATTGCATGTCTGTTGTAATTCCACTCTTTAACACTAGGTGGAGTGTGGGTCTAATTAGCATATAGGTAGCTAGAGGGTAATAGAAGGTAGTTGTGTAAGGGAGGGAAGCACAACCATTTTTGAGCGTATCAGGACATGTGCAGGTGGAAGCAATCCTGTGGGATTACTATGTGTTTGCGCATTGGAACTGTGAGTTTAAAATGACATCTACAAGCTTTGTGATAAAATAAAGTTGATAAAAGCAGTACTAGACTGGAAGAGTGTCTTGTTCGGATCTCACACGTCGGAAACAACCCTACAACACCTCTACAGTAAGTGACAAGATGGTCATTTGTCACTTcacatcctgttcaaaagtttacacccccctggctcttaatgcatcgTTTGCCTTcgtgagcatcagtgaatgttcacACCTTTTATAATAGTCGTGTacaagtccctcagttgtcctcagtgtgaaaagatggatctcaacatcatatagctgcTGTGGGAAAGGGGTCAAAATGCTggaagatgctggaaaaaagCGAAgaactggaggatttttctgaagaacagtgggcagtttagaAAGTGTTTTAATACATTAGAAAGGCATAGAAAGAGCATTTAACTGCTCAGggcaaacaagggactcatgaacaactgtcacgaaacataaaaacagtctgTGTGTTGTCATTAAGGTAacaacacagtattaagaatcgagcgtatgtaaacttttgaactggttcatttgtgtaaattcagtcatTGTGTTTTGTAGATTATTTGTAAATGTCTGTTATGTGatatagcttattcagggcaggactaaatagaAATCAAAATGCAATGTTAATgattcctcttcttttttttcaagtaTTAACAATTTTCAGTTTCTCCAGGGGGTCATGAGAATTTATGAGCTGTAAACACATGAAAAAAACTGAGTTGAACTGTGCAACTACAAGATGACATCATCAGCACTAACAGAAATCCCACTGGAGGCATTATATTCCAGCAAACACTCACTCATTATACATAACTTACTCTTTTGTTCTGTATTCATGTTAAATGTGTACTGTCAGAGAATCAGTGtgttaccgtgtgtgtgtgtgtgtgtgtctctgctgCTGTTTGGAGGATATGCGCCGACAATCTACATACTGTTATACACCAAAGGTTATAATAATGTATCAGTTCTCATGACACTTCCATCTTACATTCAGTATGTTAGGGCCCAAATGCCAAACTTCTCTATTGCCTACGAGTGGAGGCAATTATTCACTGGACAAAAAGAGCATACAAAGACTTGTCTCTCAAGGCAAAAGGGTGAAAACTGTACAACTGTTACCTAGGACTGACGTGCACTCTACAATCCCGCTACACTAAAATGTAACAGTGACTCATTTCTCTTATTTTAGGTTCTGTCTTTTTAAGAGAATGACCTGGCTAATTGACCCCCATCTGAAAACTTGAACAACGCAATAAGATTGAATCATCAGAATGTGTATTCATGTACAAGCCACTCAGAGTCAACTTCAGGCTATGCGTCTCTGACTAACGCCACTGACCAATCGCATTCACACTACGTGTCTGAATCCTAGAACTCAGACGAACTCTATTTACAAGACCCTTCAGTTTTAGTGTTTAATGTAGCATTTACTCTTTATTTTtgatcatgatgctacttattTTGGTCCATCATTACAAGGTGATTTGCCACAATTTAAGGTTAATCAATTATGAACCTGCCTCGCTAGACAAAGATCAGTTGTAACACTTGAGAGAcacataatatactgtatgttaaataaaaatatcagtaTTGTaatataaagaagaaaaaaacagttacTTTAATGACAAAGGTGCATGTGAGCAGATCTTCATCAAAAGATACAAATGTCAATTTCAAATCCTTTGTCTATGGATATTGCAGTGATCTATGCTtcatgctattttttttaaggagCTAAGGTTAATATGGCTGGCTCATATATAATAtcatgtatatttataatatatgttATATACATTATGTGTTTGTCCTGTCCACGTGTAAAGTGTGTGACATTGTGTTGGATTAATTTCAGAGTATCGTTTGTTGCAATGCTGGAAGAATAGCattcactgtaaaaccggataagttcatttatctcaaaaaatttgaggaaacaaattacctcaaaatttttaagttgataaatcaatttctttaagccaaatacacttaaatacaacaaaaatgtaaaacaaactTGTTATATTGAAGTGTAtctggcttaaagaaattgatttatcaacttaaaaattttgaggtaattagtttcctcaaattttttgagataaatgaacttatccggttttacagtgttgaatatatatatatatatatatatatatatatatatatatatatatatatatatatatatatatatatatatatatatataacactgcTCAGAAATGTACACGTTCAATACTACTCTGCAATAGAATGTGTTGAATTTGGTGTTTACTGTATTCCTCACTATGTAGTTTATTGTATAtcttataattttttaaataatttatggTCTGTACTTACTGTAATTGTTGACTTTGCATTTACTGATTATATCAATTACTAATCCTCCTGTCAAACATTGTTTCATGTTACATATGCCACTATGATTCTGGAGTAACTGCATTACTTCTGTGACAATAAAGCTTCCTTGACTTGATGTGTTATAAGGCACAACCTGAAGAGTTTCATAATAGCAGCAATAAGTTACGGAGGTTTGTAACTCACAGCCTGCATTGTCGAATTCTTTGTGGAAACAGCGATGTCCTGATACTGGTAGTGATGGTAGTATGTAGTATGTAATGTAACTAATGTAACGGAACTGCATTCCAAGATTCTGAGTTGCATCGACTGAATTATTCATTATGTTTAGCTCTCATGTTGTGCTAAGATTATGAAACATCTCTACAATGTGGACCCCGCGAATAATTTGATCCTGGTTACGGCCCTGCTGATAGGTAGTAGAATTCTTTAGCCTTCCCAGGTAATGTCACGCCCAGTCATCACTGGGGACAAGGTTTAGTGAAGACGTTTATCAAGACAGATAGAACCACCGTCACTAAATCACGTAATACAGAGGAGATTAacagtgtgttagagagtgttGAGAAGatggaaatgaaaatgtaaaaacaccacaacacacacacacacacccacacacacacaaatataaaaccaaaagagGAACTTACTGAGAAATAAATTGGGCAACAGCAGCTAAGAGAACTCCAGTAGAACATTTCATAGTGTGCTGGAAAGGGGAAATGAAGTGAAGCTTCAGTCCATGATGAAGATCCTCCTCATCTGCACCCTCTCCCTGATCTCGGGTCTGATATTCTCTTTTATTAACCATGTGTGAAGTTATTTATCATGAATTGTGAGTGTATTAATAGAGTTCTAGATATTAGTAAAGATTtccttttgattgacaggttcCGTGGGCTGCTCTGATGTAAAGGGCTACTCGGGAGGAAGCGTCATTATAATCTCTAATCTAAAATGGGATTCAAGACAAAGTAAATATGTTTGTAAGGTGGGAAAAGAAGCCTGCAgagatttaatacattttaacacCAAAGAGGACTATGTTATAGTAGAAAGATTCATGCTGTATTCAAACACAAAAGGATATATGACAGTGTTTATCAGACAGCTGAAGCTACAAGACGCAGGAACATACAGAATAGGAGTAGGGACTGGGAAGAGCACTGATGTAAACCTGGCAGTTGTTAATGGTGAGGAAATGTTTAACCATGTTTTATTACTAAAACTGATACTTTTTTGTCCCTTGAACATgaaattaagatttttttttcttctggttttTATGATTGACAGATTCCTGTTGTTCTGggccaaaaataataaatgcttGTCTTGGACAAAATACCAGCATCATCTGTAACTATCCAGCAGTGTATGAGAGAAACTACATACATATCAATAAACTCGATAATAACCGTGTTATTAAACACATTCTTAACACTCAGACAAAACCTCAGAACGGCAGATTCTCCATTTCCAATGACACAAGTGCTAAAGTTCTCAGTGTGAACGTCAGTGAAGTGAGAGAAGCTGATGATGGAGTTTATTTATGTGGAGTGTATATCGGAGAGGGCTCAGTCCCGTTTTACTCCTACTTCACAGAGATCCAGCTACACATTCCAGGTGAAACATTTAATCCTGTTGCTTCAAAGATGTTTTAAACAGATCTCACTAACACTAAATAGGTGTGATTTACAGGACAGCATTAAAGGCATGCTTAGTGATCAAAGAAGAATGATTTACAGTCATTTTATTCTTTCCTGTTTTACACAGCAATTCACATGATAACATCCGCAGCACCAAAAGAAATCCCATCTGATGCTGAATGTTTCAGTAAGAGCTCACTCATTAGACATGCCTCTCACTGTTTAATTCCGTATCCATGTCAAATGCATGTGTATACAGTCAGGGGATCGGTGCGTTACAGACCGGGgatcagtgtgttacagtcaggggatcagtgtgttacagacagGGGATCACTGTTTTACAATCAGGGGATCAGTTTGCTACACTCAGGGGATCAATTTTTTACAGATAAGGGGATCAGTTTGTTATAGTCAGGAgatcagtgtgttacagtcagGGGATGAGTGTACTACGGACAAGGGATCAGTGTTTTACAATCAGGGGGTCAGTTTGTTATAGTCAGGGGGTCAGTTTGTTACAGTCAGGGATCAGTTTGTTACAGTCAGTGGATCAGTGTTTTACAGCCAGGGGATCAGTGTGTTATAATCAGTAGATCAGTGTGTTAGGGCTCCACAACAGGAACTAGAACATGATTAAAGATGAAAGGTTCCTGGTTTCATATCTCTGTTTGGTACCCATTGTTGTTAGGTCTAACCACATCTTCTACAACATGACTCATATCACCAGATATTAAAAAAGACCAGGAACTGACCAACAGCTCTAATGTACACTCATACACTGTACAAAATACATGTTGTGTATGAAGATTGTGTGTCTGGTCTGTTCCGGTTCtgtgttgtttctgtttctggctccaggtttttttttcatcatcggtgtgtgtgtctgtgtggctcTGCTGCTGATTGGAGGATTTGCACTGATGATCTACAAAATGAGACACAAGAGAACACAcggtacagacacacacacacacacacacacacacacacacattctatcATGTATAGGATTTGTTCACTGCAGTCATCTGGAAGAAACTGAGCCATTTGTATAATTACAGATTCAACACCTTCATCCACAGACAGTGAAGAGGTGAGTATTTATGTCTGATTGTGTTAGACCTACATGTGTGCAACAACGTGAAATTTTGATGTAGGCTGTTTGGGCAGCAGCCCCCTAAAGTCCCTATGCTGTAG harbors:
- the LOC124626100 gene encoding junctional adhesion molecule-like — encoded protein: MMKILLICTLSLISGSVGCSDVKGYSGGSVIIISNLKWDSRQSKYVCKVGKEACRDLIHFNTKEDYVIVERFMLYSNTKGYMTVFIRQLKLQDAGTYRIGVGTGKSTDVNLAVVNDSCCSGPKIINACLGQNTSIICNYPAVYERNYIHINKLDNNRVIKHILNTQTKPQNGRFSISNDTSAKVLSVNVSEVREADDGVYLCGVYIGEGSVPFYSYFTEIQLHIPAIHMITSAAPKEIPSDAECFSFFFIIGVCVCVALLLIGGFALMIYKMRHKRTHDSTPSSTDSEEASSVYENDLDNLPPYENLNSVMRLNHQNLHSITSQSDSTYQTLDPRTNQADSGYTSLTYTTDQSYSHYQCLNPRTQTNSVYHTLHS